A genomic segment from Candidatus Korarchaeum cryptofilum OPF8 encodes:
- a CDS encoding MBL fold metallo-hydrolase, with protein sequence MLRGLGDGIQVLPGSPSTLFIPSSDGYYIIDPGSSEERRADIEAQGKIKAVLITHSHSDHILAARDLRSELGVFAPLSETPFIESPELREATTFGGYAPWNLIFHVEAVPLKVDNPFKLPFNLDGIEAIPLPGHTFGQVGYVARGILYAADSFFGDKLLKNVVIPYFLDFETAMSTIEFLRDNAREFEKIVPSHGPIVEGKRAIELLEMNMRAMESIREKVISILRGRKMCVEALSARILREGGAELTPGSVILSSVTIRSLLSRLYERGIVDAEASEEGILWKLND encoded by the coding sequence ATGCTCAGAGGATTAGGCGATGGCATTCAAGTGCTCCCGGGGAGCCCCTCAACTCTCTTCATCCCTTCATCGGATGGCTACTACATAATAGATCCGGGATCTTCCGAGGAGAGGAGAGCTGATATAGAGGCTCAGGGGAAGATAAAAGCTGTTCTGATAACTCACTCCCACTCAGATCATATATTAGCCGCTAGGGATTTGAGATCCGAACTAGGCGTTTTCGCTCCCCTCTCCGAGACCCCCTTCATAGAGTCCCCGGAGCTCAGGGAGGCCACTACGTTCGGGGGTTACGCTCCCTGGAACTTGATATTCCACGTAGAGGCAGTTCCCCTGAAAGTGGATAATCCATTCAAGCTGCCCTTCAATTTAGATGGGATAGAGGCGATTCCCCTACCCGGCCATACATTCGGGCAAGTGGGTTATGTAGCCAGAGGGATTTTGTACGCTGCCGATTCCTTCTTCGGAGATAAACTCCTGAAGAACGTTGTGATCCCTTACTTCTTGGATTTCGAGACCGCTATGAGTACTATAGAGTTCTTGAGGGATAATGCGAGGGAATTCGAGAAGATAGTCCCCTCACACGGGCCTATAGTCGAGGGGAAGAGGGCTATAGAGCTCCTAGAGATGAACATGAGGGCGATGGAATCGATAAGGGAGAAGGTGATATCGATCCTCAGGGGGAGGAAGATGTGCGTCGAAGCTCTATCAGCTAGGATATTGAGGGAGGGAGGTGCTGAACTGACCCCGGGATCTGTAATACTCTCCTCAGTGACTATAAGGTCCCTGCTCTCCAGGCTCTATGAGAGGGGCATAGTGGATGCTGAAGCTAGTGAGGAAGGCATACTCTGGAAGCTCAACGATTGA
- the brxL gene encoding BREX system Lon protease-like protein BrxL has translation MKEQDREFISESTLSRDLERKLLIFFDSSCVVEKGFHLNLSAYKIPRYIEEYLILKECSDKPLSQCSSQIHERLRELRPEPEEKDVVLNKLMSEGEQFILDDFKVVTDIKSGVHRLEIPVLNLKNAMIDPKILEEHENLLRNGVWGIGKLIFDDERRYGDKRSEPVLMVEFYPYEISSFDIEYFRGARPHFTDEEWMDILIQSLGLNPSSYDFEQKILYLMRLVPLIECNVNMMEFGPRASGKSYLYKNISHMVRVISGGRASPSELFYNKLTKTIGLIGLMDAVVFDEINYLSLSGTEEMIGKLKDYMESGNYERGGKLVSSDCSLVFIGNVESIPSSPRDIDSFLPEFARDTALMDRIHGILPGWKLPKIRSSQEHIARGKGLSLDLISYWLHEMRKFDASTIARSFMKFGNVSIRDERALIRLVSGAIKLIYPDLKVRDRETMERIVNIAIEMRKLVRDWLRLKLPHEYSNELEVEFRWRSS, from the coding sequence GAGGGATCTGGAGAGAAAGCTTTTGATATTCTTCGATTCCAGCTGCGTGGTTGAGAAGGGATTCCACTTGAACCTCTCCGCTTATAAGATCCCGCGTTATATAGAGGAGTATCTGATCCTGAAGGAATGCAGCGATAAACCTCTATCCCAATGCTCCTCCCAAATTCACGAGCGCTTGAGGGAGCTGAGGCCGGAGCCCGAGGAGAAAGACGTCGTATTGAATAAGCTCATGAGTGAGGGGGAGCAGTTCATACTGGACGATTTCAAAGTAGTGACTGATATAAAGTCAGGGGTCCATAGGCTCGAGATACCCGTCCTGAACCTCAAGAACGCTATGATAGATCCCAAGATACTGGAGGAGCATGAGAACCTGCTTAGGAACGGTGTCTGGGGGATAGGGAAGCTGATCTTCGATGATGAGAGAAGATATGGGGATAAGAGATCAGAGCCCGTACTGATGGTGGAGTTCTATCCATATGAGATAAGCAGCTTCGATATCGAATACTTCCGAGGGGCGAGGCCCCATTTCACTGATGAGGAGTGGATGGATATCCTAATACAGAGTTTGGGTCTCAATCCCAGCTCTTATGATTTCGAGCAGAAGATCCTCTATCTGATGAGGCTGGTCCCCCTCATAGAGTGCAACGTGAATATGATGGAGTTCGGGCCCAGGGCTTCGGGGAAGAGCTATCTCTACAAGAACATCTCCCACATGGTCAGGGTAATATCGGGAGGGAGGGCCTCCCCCAGCGAACTCTTCTACAATAAGCTGACGAAGACAATAGGGCTCATAGGCCTTATGGATGCCGTAGTATTCGATGAGATCAATTACTTGAGCTTGAGCGGGACTGAGGAGATGATAGGGAAGCTCAAGGACTATATGGAGAGCGGGAATTACGAGAGGGGAGGGAAGCTTGTATCGAGCGATTGTTCCCTCGTCTTCATCGGAAACGTTGAGAGTATACCCAGCTCGCCCCGCGACATCGATAGCTTCCTTCCGGAGTTCGCCAGGGACACAGCCTTGATGGACAGGATACATGGCATATTACCTGGCTGGAAGCTCCCGAAGATAAGGAGCTCGCAGGAGCATATAGCGAGAGGGAAGGGCCTCTCCTTGGATCTCATATCATACTGGCTGCATGAGATGAGGAAGTTCGATGCCTCAACAATCGCGAGGAGCTTCATGAAGTTCGGGAACGTCAGTATAAGGGATGAGAGGGCCCTGATAAGGCTCGTCTCCGGGGCTATAAAGCTGATCTACCCCGACCTCAAGGTCAGGGATAGGGAGACCATGGAGAGGATAGTGAATATCGCGATAGAGATGAGGAAGCTAGTGAGGGATTGGTTGAGGCTGAAGCTTCCTCACGAATATTCCAACGAGCTCGAGGTGGAGTTCAGATGGAGATCGTCCTGA